A portion of the Halodesulfovibrio aestuarii DSM 17919 = ATCC 29578 genome contains these proteins:
- the nadC gene encoding carboxylating nicotinate-nucleotide diphosphorylase: MHTEKFDSFFQGNARIYLNNAIELALEEDGPDLTSEGIFPSGHKLSAKIISKEDTLVVGLPLIPLIMDACADTEWSWSALANEGDFVPDRTVVATIEADASHLLKAERVILNFITHLSGIANLTKLYVDQLASSGTALLDTRKTLPCLRYPEKYAVIMGGGQNHRKDLTEILMLKDNHIDLAGNMTEAVKKLRATYFPCPPIEVECRNMAEVREAVACHADRIMLDNMDIPAIQEALKLIPESIETEVSGGVTLDTIRSIALASDSGPTYISVGRLTHSAPIADFSMLVSE; the protein is encoded by the coding sequence ATGCACACAGAAAAATTTGACTCATTTTTTCAAGGTAACGCCAGAATCTACCTGAATAACGCGATTGAACTGGCGTTAGAAGAAGATGGTCCGGATCTTACTTCGGAAGGAATTTTCCCTTCCGGGCACAAGTTATCTGCGAAAATTATCAGCAAAGAAGACACGTTAGTCGTCGGATTACCGCTTATTCCGCTTATCATGGACGCATGTGCTGATACAGAATGGTCATGGAGTGCCCTAGCCAATGAGGGTGATTTTGTTCCAGACCGAACCGTAGTAGCAACTATTGAGGCTGACGCAAGTCATTTGCTAAAAGCAGAACGTGTTATACTTAATTTTATAACACACCTTTCCGGCATTGCGAACCTGACAAAACTATATGTCGACCAGCTGGCGAGTTCCGGCACTGCGTTACTGGATACGCGTAAAACGCTGCCTTGTCTTCGTTATCCTGAAAAATATGCTGTTATTATGGGTGGCGGGCAAAACCACCGTAAAGACTTAACAGAAATTCTCATGTTAAAGGACAATCATATTGACCTTGCAGGCAATATGACAGAAGCCGTTAAGAAGCTCCGCGCCACCTATTTCCCATGTCCGCCAATTGAAGTAGAGTGCCGCAATATGGCAGAAGTGCGCGAAGCTGTTGCTTGTCATGCAGACAGAATCATGCTGGACAATATGGATATCCCTGCTATTCAGGAAGCACTTAAACTTATTCCTGAATCCATTGAAACCGAAGTAAGCGGCGGAGTAACACTTGACACAATTCGCAGTATTGCTCTTGCTTCTGACTCAGGACCGACTTACATATCGGTAGGGAGATTAACTCACTCTGCCCCTATTGCAGATTTCAGCATGCTTGTAAGTGAATAA
- a CDS encoding queuosine precursor transporter: protein MNEVLWISFAITDLCIALMLYRFFGRIGLFAVIVFNLLLCNLQVLKTVELFGLTTTLGNILYAGVFLATDMLSEFYGKREAQKGVLLGFVTLVLMTVYMQIALHFAPAADDFAQPHLEAIFGFLPRIAVASMLAYLTSQMHDVWAFHFWKEKTNGRMLWLRNNASTLVSQFLDSTIFCLIAFYGVFPTAVLVEILITTIIFKAVVSLLDTPFIYLARRVHAALPEHAH from the coding sequence GTGAACGAAGTATTATGGATTAGCTTCGCAATTACAGACCTCTGTATTGCACTGATGCTCTATAGGTTCTTTGGCAGGATCGGCCTGTTTGCCGTTATTGTCTTCAACCTTCTTCTTTGTAACCTTCAGGTTCTTAAAACTGTAGAGTTATTCGGGCTTACTACAACGCTCGGTAATATTCTCTATGCCGGAGTGTTCCTGGCAACGGACATGCTCAGTGAATTCTACGGAAAGCGCGAGGCACAAAAAGGCGTCCTGCTTGGTTTTGTCACCCTCGTCCTTATGACTGTATACATGCAAATTGCTCTGCATTTTGCACCTGCTGCAGACGATTTTGCACAACCGCATCTGGAAGCCATTTTCGGATTCCTTCCACGCATCGCGGTTGCGTCCATGCTCGCCTACCTTACATCACAAATGCACGATGTATGGGCGTTCCATTTCTGGAAAGAAAAAACGAACGGCAGAATGCTGTGGCTGCGCAACAACGCATCAACGCTTGTTTCGCAATTTCTCGATTCCACTATCTTCTGCCTTATCGCCTTCTACGGCGTATTCCCCACAGCAGTTCTTGTGGAGATTCTTATCACTACAATAATCTTTAAAGCTGTTGTGTCTCTTTTGGACACACCGTTTATCTATCTTGCAAGACGGGTGCACGCCGCACTTCCAGAACATGCGCACTAA
- a CDS encoding autotransporter outer membrane beta-barrel domain-containing protein, whose protein sequence is MEHDITILKMKARTIGSICLVIALIISCTLKAKAEIIDPQHITTPSTPQAYAEHITTPYIESSTSSKNYWGLFFENLGAESPESYTIASSIEYDELSLDWDNIALYGIQNNFSTMSLYVNKYIDINASGADNVTTSGVVRLVGIDSLGNITTSSDASISIISEGAGAQGAGDITIPDVWAVATGVQTTGNGTVLTINGDVTVEAHGGCTQAEATGHTMASANGILHSGATGEIENNGTLKVIARSGAISNQSAGVMAYGIQSSGTTRITNTGKITVEGWAGETTSSNLSYAKAGVSTYGIKGAGEVINSGEISVNAQSGTGMQSGINAFGIYGADVTNDGTVIVESVGGVSSSYNSSGSTYGLYSKGNLDNSGDVTVTSKGGTLLKSGVAVPLTVSATGILSGTGSVKNTGDIYVRVEGASCNTETSATSNYALGYGLDTKASTISNTGNIDLHVVGGAYDTNNGGVPTPVYAYGLVVRNDATLHSSGLIHVTAEMNPSITASLAPEERNLHTYQVITVGNLRITGYAMELGHEQGEFNRMYQGVIGSVDEATVTFDNTKLFVHLTDDYKNGLYDIPRLWKQETAEQKAANPNQFASLESVNVPPGVKIELFPGNVSTPQRIGLNYEPEVSTPLKQALISMKLESHIHAIIQNNLAGRMMFRVLPDANPQQSDTLDGYGVSSASSTMVASLSNPNILPVMTAKQTNRHSLFMRPVYVNSNDSASSGYNSNTYGFVLGYNYNMNEELNDCYVGFHAGYTRGDIRYTGEDYGKRKEFVDTYYGGVHGIKRFNSNVLLSGEASFFYVDSEMTDDNPTNRETARYDSVSIRAEADLGYLWTVSGHNIIPEVGLQYVWQHRDPFTTDNKDSADITYGTMDNHELYGNARVKWTKQFVAVENWRITPLVGVGITQVLTDGEISNTMRLGNETQLVVDQDENTTFTPEANITVAKDNYYAAAGYTGGFGGTTKNNLFWLQLGVNF, encoded by the coding sequence ATGGAACACGATATTACCATATTGAAGATGAAGGCGAGGACAATAGGGAGCATCTGTTTAGTTATAGCACTCATAATCAGTTGTACCCTTAAGGCAAAAGCTGAAATTATTGATCCGCAACACATCACAACCCCATCCACTCCTCAGGCATATGCAGAACATATTACGACACCGTATATTGAATCATCAACATCCAGTAAAAATTACTGGGGGCTATTCTTTGAAAACCTAGGGGCTGAGTCTCCAGAGTCATACACCATTGCGTCATCCATTGAGTATGACGAGCTATCGCTCGATTGGGATAATATTGCCCTGTATGGCATCCAAAACAATTTTTCCACCATGTCTCTTTATGTCAATAAATACATAGATATTAATGCGTCAGGCGCAGACAACGTCACCACTAGCGGAGTTGTGAGGCTAGTAGGAATCGACTCTCTTGGCAACATTACTACATCTTCAGACGCATCGATAAGCATCATTAGCGAAGGTGCAGGTGCACAGGGCGCTGGAGATATCACAATACCTGATGTCTGGGCTGTTGCGACAGGCGTACAAACAACTGGTAATGGCACTGTGCTCACTATAAATGGTGATGTAACTGTAGAAGCACATGGCGGGTGCACCCAAGCCGAGGCAACTGGACACACCATGGCATCTGCCAACGGAATTCTACACAGCGGTGCCACAGGCGAAATTGAGAACAACGGAACGCTTAAGGTTATTGCTCGTAGTGGAGCCATATCAAATCAAAGTGCAGGGGTAATGGCATATGGGATACAATCTTCCGGTACTACACGCATTACCAACACAGGGAAAATAACCGTTGAAGGATGGGCCGGAGAAACCACCTCTTCTAATCTGTCGTATGCTAAAGCCGGAGTCTCGACGTATGGCATTAAAGGAGCTGGTGAGGTCATCAACTCTGGTGAGATCTCAGTCAATGCGCAATCTGGCACAGGCATGCAATCCGGCATTAATGCATTTGGTATATATGGAGCTGATGTTACGAACGACGGAACCGTCATTGTTGAGAGCGTAGGCGGAGTAAGTTCTAGTTATAACTCATCAGGGAGTACTTACGGACTGTATAGCAAGGGAAATCTTGATAACAGCGGGGATGTAACTGTTACCTCCAAAGGCGGCACGCTTTTAAAAAGCGGCGTAGCGGTGCCCTTAACTGTGTCTGCAACTGGTATTCTGTCCGGTACGGGCAGTGTTAAAAACACAGGAGACATTTACGTTCGTGTTGAAGGTGCCAGCTGTAACACGGAAACCAGCGCCACCAGCAACTATGCACTGGGGTATGGCTTGGACACAAAGGCATCAACAATTTCTAACACAGGCAATATCGATCTCCATGTGGTTGGTGGTGCATATGATACGAATAATGGTGGCGTTCCTACTCCCGTCTATGCCTATGGTCTTGTAGTCAGAAACGATGCAACACTGCATTCATCTGGTCTGATTCATGTCACCGCTGAAATGAATCCATCAATCACAGCATCTCTTGCCCCTGAAGAACGAAACCTGCACACATATCAGGTTATCACAGTAGGAAATTTACGTATTACGGGGTATGCCATGGAACTTGGGCATGAACAGGGTGAATTTAACCGCATGTATCAAGGAGTAATCGGTTCAGTAGACGAAGCAACTGTGACCTTTGATAATACAAAACTGTTCGTGCATCTAACAGATGATTATAAAAATGGCTTATACGACATCCCAAGACTGTGGAAACAGGAAACAGCAGAACAGAAAGCGGCAAACCCTAACCAGTTTGCATCGCTTGAATCAGTTAATGTTCCTCCGGGTGTTAAGATTGAACTATTCCCCGGAAACGTTTCAACACCACAGCGAATTGGACTGAATTATGAGCCTGAGGTTTCAACGCCTCTTAAACAGGCTTTGATAAGCATGAAGCTGGAAAGCCATATTCATGCGATCATACAAAATAACCTTGCTGGGCGCATGATGTTCCGTGTTCTCCCTGACGCAAACCCGCAACAAAGTGATACCCTTGATGGGTACGGTGTTTCAAGCGCCTCCTCCACTATGGTTGCTTCTCTTTCAAATCCAAACATTCTGCCCGTAATGACTGCCAAGCAAACTAATCGACACTCGCTATTTATGCGCCCTGTCTATGTTAACTCCAACGACTCAGCCAGCTCCGGTTACAACAGCAATACCTATGGCTTTGTATTGGGGTACAACTATAATATGAACGAGGAGCTTAATGACTGTTACGTAGGTTTCCATGCAGGATACACACGGGGCGATATCCGATACACCGGAGAGGATTACGGAAAACGAAAAGAGTTTGTGGATACCTATTATGGCGGTGTTCACGGCATTAAACGTTTCAATAGCAACGTACTACTTTCAGGCGAGGCTTCCTTCTTCTACGTTGATAGCGAGATGACAGACGACAATCCAACCAACCGTGAAACCGCCCGCTATGACTCCGTGAGCATCCGTGCCGAAGCTGATCTGGGATACCTTTGGACGGTAAGCGGACATAACATCATTCCTGAAGTGGGATTGCAATACGTATGGCAGCACCGCGATCCGTTCACCACAGACAATAAGGATTCAGCAGACATTACATATGGCACCATGGATAATCATGAACTCTATGGTAATGCGCGCGTGAAGTGGACAAAACAGTTTGTTGCAGTTGAAAATTGGCGTATTACCCCGCTGGTTGGTGTAGGTATCACACAAGTCCTCACAGATGGTGAAATCTCCAACACTATGCGACTTGGCAATGAAACCCAACTTGTGGTCGATCAGGATGAAAATACAACCTTTACACCGGAAGCAAACATCACAGTAGCCAAAGATAACTACTACGCCGCAGCAGGCTACACCGGCGGATTTGGTGGAACAACAAAAAACAACCTGTTCTGGCTCCAGCTTGGCGTAAACTTTTAG
- the nadA gene encoding quinolinate synthase NadA produces MNQYQKRITELREKLGDDLVIMGHHYQNDAVIRHVDLTGDSLELARKVTTIDAKHIVFCGVYFMGESAALLANEGQNVYLPEDDANCVMSQMAPYTLVDKVLTRIKESGRNIVPLTYVNSSVAVKAVCGKHGGSVCTSANAEKMVRWAMERGDSVLFLPDKNLARNTAKIIGIPEEKWHILNIKGNGTLIDMDAVSKSELIMWPGCCAIHARFNERQIEAARTKYPDVKIVIHPEAAPNVIDKADAAGSTSFIIKYVEAAPEGSNIAIGTELNLVERLADQYEGSKNIFPLLESTCSHMARVTEPKLLNLLEAIENGTAKPVTIPAGLVEDAKIALERMLIACA; encoded by the coding sequence ATGAACCAGTATCAAAAAAGAATTACCGAGCTTCGTGAAAAACTTGGTGATGATCTTGTCATTATGGGTCATCATTACCAGAACGATGCTGTAATACGCCATGTTGATTTAACTGGCGACTCCCTTGAACTTGCTCGTAAAGTGACAACTATTGATGCCAAGCACATTGTTTTTTGCGGTGTGTATTTCATGGGCGAATCAGCAGCGCTGCTCGCAAATGAAGGGCAGAATGTTTACTTACCGGAAGACGATGCAAACTGTGTTATGTCTCAAATGGCACCTTACACCCTTGTAGACAAAGTACTCACCCGCATCAAAGAATCCGGACGCAATATTGTTCCGCTTACATACGTTAACTCTTCCGTTGCTGTTAAAGCAGTATGCGGAAAGCATGGCGGTTCTGTTTGCACTTCTGCTAACGCAGAAAAAATGGTGCGCTGGGCTATGGAGCGCGGCGACAGTGTTCTCTTCCTGCCTGATAAAAACCTTGCACGTAACACTGCAAAGATTATAGGTATTCCTGAAGAGAAGTGGCACATACTGAATATCAAAGGCAACGGCACCCTGATTGATATGGACGCCGTTAGCAAATCTGAACTCATTATGTGGCCTGGCTGTTGCGCAATCCACGCCCGTTTCAACGAACGTCAGATTGAAGCTGCACGCACTAAATACCCAGATGTGAAGATTGTTATCCATCCGGAAGCTGCTCCAAACGTTATCGACAAAGCAGACGCTGCCGGTTCTACATCCTTTATTATTAAGTATGTTGAAGCTGCACCGGAAGGTTCTAACATCGCCATCGGTACCGAGCTTAACCTCGTTGAGCGCCTTGCCGACCAGTACGAAGGGTCAAAGAACATCTTCCCATTGCTGGAATCCACCTGTTCCCACATGGCACGAGTGACCGAGCCTAAGCTGCTCAACTTACTCGAAGCCATTGAGAATGGTACAGCTAAGCCTGTTACGATTCCGGCGGGTCTTGTAGAGGACGCAAAAATCGCATTAGAACGTATGCTGATCGCCTGCGCTTAG
- a CDS encoding methyl-accepting chemotaxis protein, which translates to MQFLKNLRVTVKIWGGFSLVLIAMTFLSTESIVNLQHNKDGFSSYRELALDTNLAGKLQANILLMNIAANEYIKSNTQTALDEYKIRETNILQYLNAAKENIKDQERSALILSIEEDAKKIIEDFIAYQEQNTIVMEQRSEGDKITTQLDKILKDAMDFSSRTNPQFVQALSSSGTAFTKARMNILAALYDPTVPLDKEHLNSLMKRTKRELRVADNFTYTTNESSWYSNCDALITQYTGIVEKLYTSVTTLQKLNADISRHGQQAATKAEKIKLSVMEGQTTLGSQMLAHNASSLNNLLIISAITLLITLLLSFFTSRSITKPLNRINAFANSLSKGDLSAQLVITEKNEIGAIASSLTRMGNAVSGMEHELDKLVSAVASGDITERSTMSEFCGDFQRVLDNANSMADMFTHFTDALPLPVLMLDSSLRVLYANTMALSIANSSLQECKGKPSSALFTAEDYQSDECACSNAIKTKSMQRASTLVQAHDQTLDVDYIAVPIMQDDQAVGVMQVLLDQTEIRSAQRRITSAAQEIQKISERLQANSNDLAGHFKEVSDGVEVQSQRTTETSTAMEEMNVSVSEVAMNASKAHTNAQEAKQESENCSTVVFNAVQSITEVSNTTRELQQNTSELSEQVDAIGSIMNVISDIADQTNLLALNAAIEAARAGDAGRGFAVVADEVRKLAEKTMQATEQVTQSVSTIQTAAQRNFETVSNAARTVEEANALANESEDSLRTIMNLIDQNSTQVGEIATASEEQSAVSEQIARTVEEVATIVQKSAEEITVSATSIQEIAAMSNELHNLVGEMTAS; encoded by the coding sequence ATGCAGTTTTTAAAAAACTTACGTGTTACTGTAAAAATATGGGGTGGGTTCTCCCTTGTTCTTATTGCAATGACGTTTTTATCTACAGAGTCTATTGTCAACCTTCAGCATAATAAAGACGGTTTCTCTTCATATCGAGAACTTGCACTTGATACAAACCTGGCAGGAAAACTTCAGGCAAATATACTGCTCATGAACATTGCGGCCAATGAATACATAAAAAGCAACACACAGACTGCGTTGGACGAATACAAGATCCGCGAAACAAATATTTTACAATATCTTAATGCTGCTAAAGAGAACATAAAAGATCAAGAACGTTCTGCGCTTATTCTTTCTATAGAAGAAGATGCTAAAAAGATCATTGAAGACTTTATAGCTTATCAGGAACAAAACACCATTGTCATGGAGCAACGGTCGGAAGGAGATAAGATAACCACTCAATTAGACAAGATACTGAAAGATGCCATGGATTTTTCCAGTAGAACAAACCCGCAGTTTGTACAGGCTCTCTCAAGCAGCGGAACGGCATTTACAAAAGCTCGTATGAATATTTTAGCAGCACTGTATGACCCTACAGTCCCCCTTGATAAAGAGCATCTCAACTCATTAATGAAACGAACCAAGCGAGAACTTAGAGTTGCTGATAATTTTACATACACAACAAATGAGAGTAGCTGGTACAGTAATTGTGACGCATTAATCACCCAATATACGGGAATCGTAGAGAAGCTCTACACCAGTGTTACAACATTACAAAAATTAAACGCGGACATCAGCCGTCACGGGCAGCAGGCTGCAACCAAAGCAGAAAAAATCAAACTCTCCGTCATGGAGGGACAAACGACTCTCGGTTCACAGATGCTGGCTCACAATGCATCATCACTCAATAACCTGCTCATTATTTCCGCAATAACTCTGCTCATTACTCTGCTACTCTCTTTCTTCACATCACGTTCCATCACCAAGCCACTGAATCGTATTAATGCCTTTGCAAATTCATTAAGCAAAGGCGACCTCTCCGCCCAGCTTGTTATTACAGAAAAAAATGAAATCGGTGCCATCGCATCTTCTCTCACCCGAATGGGCAACGCTGTTTCCGGTATGGAACATGAACTTGACAAGCTTGTCTCCGCGGTTGCTTCCGGTGATATTACGGAACGAAGTACGATGAGCGAATTTTGCGGCGATTTCCAACGTGTACTGGACAATGCAAACAGTATGGCAGACATGTTCACCCACTTTACGGATGCACTGCCGCTTCCTGTTCTTATGCTCGATTCCTCACTCAGGGTTCTATACGCCAACACCATGGCCCTATCCATTGCGAACTCATCACTACAAGAATGCAAAGGCAAACCATCTTCTGCGCTGTTTACTGCAGAAGACTATCAATCCGATGAATGCGCATGTTCCAACGCTATTAAAACAAAATCAATGCAAAGAGCCTCAACCCTTGTACAGGCTCACGACCAGACTCTCGATGTTGATTACATCGCTGTTCCGATCATGCAGGATGATCAGGCAGTAGGGGTAATGCAGGTTCTACTCGACCAGACAGAAATCCGCAGTGCCCAGCGCAGGATTACGTCCGCCGCACAGGAAATTCAAAAAATCTCTGAACGGCTGCAGGCAAACAGCAACGACCTTGCCGGTCATTTCAAGGAAGTAAGCGACGGAGTCGAAGTTCAAAGCCAGCGCACGACAGAAACCTCCACGGCTATGGAAGAAATGAACGTATCTGTTTCCGAGGTTGCCATGAACGCATCCAAAGCACATACCAATGCACAGGAAGCAAAACAGGAGTCCGAAAACTGCTCCACGGTTGTATTCAACGCTGTTCAGTCCATCACTGAAGTAAGCAATACGACCAGAGAATTACAGCAGAATACATCTGAACTTAGCGAACAAGTCGATGCCATCGGCTCTATTATGAATGTGATTTCAGATATTGCAGACCAGACAAACCTGCTGGCACTGAATGCTGCTATTGAGGCAGCGCGCGCGGGTGATGCGGGCAGAGGATTTGCTGTAGTTGCAGACGAAGTACGCAAGCTTGCGGAAAAAACCATGCAGGCAACGGAACAGGTAACACAAAGCGTGAGCACTATCCAAACCGCTGCACAACGCAACTTTGAAACAGTAAGCAACGCAGCACGAACCGTTGAAGAAGCCAACGCTCTTGCCAATGAGTCCGAAGACTCATTGCGTACAATCATGAATCTTATCGATCAGAACTCAACGCAGGTAGGCGAAATCGCCACAGCTTCAGAAGAACAGTCCGCAGTCTCTGAACAAATTGCCCGCACTGTTGAGGAAGTGGCAACTATTGTTCAGAAGTCTGCTGAAGAAATTACCGTGTCAGCAACTTCCATTCAGGAAATTGCGGCTATGTCTAATGAACTGCATAACCTTGTGGGTGAAATGACAGCGTCCTAA
- the mgtE gene encoding magnesium transporter, whose protein sequence is MTDTKKQHNKQDKVGKASEENKVVTPQNNCRDEVNSIYTGEFAHPADAADHIENLSIEKQVCMMEHLSSEDAAEALAEMEERAQTDIIENLDVDVAVRILSEMSPDDATDVLDELDEEHRDVLLERLEADDAEEIRNLLAFDPDTAGGIMNTEIIILSQDLTADQAIMHIRREMEDKEIPYYAYIVDSEERLVGVLSLRNLLLCRPGTVLEEKLSDQSLISVVFDEDKENVAHLLSRYNFMAMPVVDYEGRLLGVVTYDDVIDIIHEEASEDMLGMVGAGQDETVDTPWLESVKVRLPWLFINMMNSSISAYVVFLFEGSIAQMAILAVLMPIVANQAGNTGQQALAVMIRQLAVERFDRGKSWKAVLREAKVGALTGLIVSLLVMIGVFLFTQNVLLAQVMASALALDMLLGALAGASIPLILKELGRDPAQASSIFLTTLTDGFGFLIFLGLATMFIL, encoded by the coding sequence ATGACTGACACAAAAAAGCAGCATAACAAACAAGATAAAGTAGGAAAAGCTTCTGAGGAAAATAAGGTAGTTACACCTCAAAATAACTGCCGTGATGAAGTTAATTCTATTTATACCGGCGAGTTTGCCCACCCGGCAGACGCCGCTGATCATATAGAAAATCTCTCCATTGAAAAGCAGGTTTGTATGATGGAGCATCTTTCCAGTGAAGATGCTGCGGAAGCACTTGCCGAAATGGAAGAGCGCGCCCAGACGGATATTATCGAGAACCTTGATGTTGATGTTGCTGTACGAATTCTTTCGGAGATGTCTCCGGATGATGCGACAGACGTTCTTGATGAGTTGGATGAAGAACACAGAGATGTCCTGCTTGAACGGTTAGAAGCCGACGATGCGGAAGAAATTCGTAATCTGCTCGCTTTTGATCCGGATACTGCGGGTGGTATTATGAACACTGAGATTATTATTCTCAGTCAGGATCTTACCGCAGATCAGGCCATTATGCACATCCGCCGCGAGATGGAAGATAAAGAGATCCCGTACTATGCATATATTGTGGATAGTGAGGAGCGGCTTGTAGGTGTTCTTTCTCTGCGTAACTTGCTGCTGTGCCGTCCCGGTACAGTTCTCGAAGAAAAGCTTTCTGATCAAAGCCTTATTTCTGTAGTCTTTGATGAAGATAAAGAAAATGTAGCGCATCTATTGTCCCGCTACAATTTTATGGCAATGCCTGTTGTGGACTACGAAGGCCGATTGCTTGGCGTCGTTACCTATGACGACGTTATTGATATTATCCACGAAGAAGCATCCGAAGATATGCTCGGCATGGTAGGTGCTGGTCAGGACGAAACTGTCGACACCCCGTGGCTGGAATCTGTAAAGGTTCGCCTGCCGTGGCTGTTTATTAATATGATGAACTCCAGCATATCTGCGTATGTGGTTTTCTTGTTTGAAGGTTCCATCGCTCAAATGGCAATCCTTGCTGTACTCATGCCGATTGTAGCAAACCAGGCAGGAAATACCGGACAGCAGGCGCTTGCTGTTATGATTCGTCAACTTGCAGTTGAGCGGTTTGACCGTGGTAAAAGTTGGAAAGCAGTACTGCGTGAAGCAAAGGTTGGTGCACTGACAGGACTCATTGTCAGTCTGCTGGTTATGATCGGGGTATTCCTGTTTACGCAGAATGTACTGTTAGCCCAAGTAATGGCCAGCGCTCTGGCACTTGATATGTTGCTGGGCGCACTTGCCGGTGCGTCTATACCGCTTATTCTTAAAGAGCTCGGGCGTGATCCGGCACAGGCTTCAAGCATATTCTTAACAACGCTTACCGACGGCTTTGGATTCCTTATCTTCCTCGGTCTGGCAACGATGTTTATTTTATAA
- a CDS encoding pentapeptide repeat-containing protein — protein sequence MTAYFKDDEYEDKEFTGLDFAEESIRDISFFSCTFERCSFQYADLSLSSFDNCDFSNCNLSLAKLGATHIFDARFTGCKLMGINWGNVKGLFKAEFTDCILDNAVFPDLNLQQFSFDDCSFTGASFVGTNLSHATFESCDLKDCLFDSANLTQADFSTAYGYTIDVSKNIITRAKFSLPEAVSLLQNFDIEIV from the coding sequence ATGACAGCCTACTTTAAAGACGACGAATACGAAGACAAAGAATTTACAGGACTGGATTTTGCCGAAGAAAGTATCCGCGATATTTCGTTCTTCAGCTGCACCTTTGAAAGATGCTCATTTCAATACGCGGATCTGAGCCTTAGTTCTTTCGACAACTGCGACTTCAGCAACTGCAATCTATCGCTGGCAAAATTAGGGGCAACCCATATCTTTGATGCCAGATTTACAGGTTGCAAGCTTATGGGCATCAACTGGGGAAATGTTAAAGGCCTTTTCAAGGCAGAGTTCACAGATTGCATTCTGGACAATGCGGTGTTCCCTGATCTCAATCTGCAACAATTCTCTTTCGACGATTGTTCTTTTACCGGAGCTTCCTTTGTCGGCACCAACCTTTCCCATGCGACCTTTGAGTCCTGCGATCTGAAAGACTGCCTTTTCGATTCTGCAAACCTGACACAAGCGGATTTTTCCACCGCGTATGGCTACACGATTGATGTTTCCAAGAACATCATCACCCGCGCCAAGTTCTCGCTGCCGGAAGCAGTATCGCTACTGCAAAATTTTGATATTGAGATTGTATAA